Below is a window of Tolypothrix bouteillei VB521301 DNA.
TTACATCTGCTGTTTAATGCGATCGCCAGACTTTTTGTTACAGCAACAGCATTTTGGGTTTAATTACTTTTGATACTTAGCCTGTGTAAAAAGCCCCTTCTTTGTCAACGGTATGATTATTAAACATCCCCCAATAACCAGAAAAACCGATCCTAAAGCAGTCAAAACAAATGTCACTCCCCAAAGACTAAAAAAAGAATTAATATTGACAGAATTGGGATTTTGAGAATTATATAACACTTCTACCTGTTGACCTAGAGAAAATCGTGGTGGGTAGCTACCTGTATTAGATTCAAATATCCTTTCTTGTCCAGATTTTGTGGTAAATCTAACCATTGGATAGTAAAGCTCGGAAACTTCACCATCACTATCAGTTGAGAAGCGTCTGATTAAATTGACGACTGTCCCTTGTGCTGGTATTGCTTGACTGACGAAAGAACGAGTATTCAGTCCATTGACTATGCCTGCAACACTAAGTATAGTGCCAACACCACCCATGACTGAACCAATTAACATGATAATTTTACTCATAGAGATTGTGACATGTTTGAAACTATTATTGAACTATTAATTTAGGTCACAATCGGGTAAAACTAGGGGAAACCTCTAGATAAGCTTTGAAGCGTAGTGCCATATTCCAGGATCTGTATTCTCAACTAGCCATCATTTGCCAGCAAGTTGGTGGGTTTGAATTTACCAGAACACATTCATTTTGTAGGTCTCTTATCTAACCCAAAAATTTGTTCATCTGTAGAATTCCCCTTTGATTTGGTTGTCTCGCTGTCGTCGTGCTTCCATGTCATCCCAGTTAAGTTTGCGAGCTAGTTCCACTAGACGATTTCTAATATCAAAGGCTCAACTCAAATACGGACGTGACAATCGCTCGGAGCATTTTTAAACCCGAGTGCAGCTATAACTTCTTGAAGTACCTAGCGATGGGTAACAACCTGAAACCTAGCTTTTCATATGCACAACGTGCTGGAGCATGACCGGGGTCACCTCCAGTCTCGACCATAGCAACAGACATTCCAGCAACTTTCATCCAATCAAGAGCAAATTCCATTAGAGCGGTGCCAATACCTCGACGTTGATAGTCTGGATCGACGGCAATCATGTAAATTTCCCCCATTCTACTCTCTGAGTAGAGCTTCACGGCTATAAAACCCACGGTTGAATCAGAGTCGATAGCAACCCACACTTTCATGTCTGCTTCTACACAGACGGACTCGACAGCATGAAGCTGACTTAAACGCCAACCCTCAGGATAAAATGAGCGGTACACCTCAATATCCATCGCTTTCTCAATCGAATCAAAGACTGGAGCCCATGCCCGAAGCGAAAGACTTTTGACGGCATCAAGCTGACTATCTTCGTATGGTTCAATTCGCATATAAGTACGGACTTCGCTGAGTACAAGGTATCAGTAGCATCGTAACAGAAAATTAAACACTCGTGTTACAAAAATACTACATTTTTAGGTGTTATTTACTCATTGTGTTGAAGGCATATAGAAATCCTAAATCATTTGTAAAAAATTTTGATTGCTAATAGCTAATGGCTTTTTGACCATTAGCCATTAGCTATTAGCTATTAGCAGTTTTCACTCTTATTTTTATATTTCATTTAGGATTGCTATAACTCTGAAGTTGTAACAAACTAACAAATAAGAAAATAAAAAATACGGCTGTACAGTTCTCAAGTCATATGAAGCGATCGCCCTGGTACGAATTTGTCGCTAACTTTTCAAAGTTGAGCCTTCTTCAAGGTTACTTGTGACCGATGTGGCATGAACAAATACAGCAGTTTCCGATGTTATGAGGTACAGTTAGTATTAATAAAATCAAAAGATAATACTGTCATGAAAGCATATTCAGTAGATATTCGAGAAAAAATAGTGGCAGCGCATATTGAGGAAAAAATCTCGATTCGTCAAGTAGCACTCAGATTTGCAGTGAGCAAAAGTTTAGTACAAAAGCTAGTAAAGCAACAAAAAAGTCATGGTAATTTACAACCATTAAAACCGGGTAAGCCACGATTTAGTCATCTGACAAATGCGGAATTAGAGTTAAGAGAACTAGTGTCAGAGAATCCGGATGCAACAATAGTGGAATTCTGTGAATTATTTGCGGCAAAGACAGGTAATTGGGTGAGTCAGACGGCAATGTGTCGTTCTTTACAAAAATTAGGATTAAATCGCAAAAAAAAACATTGCGGAGTAGCCAAGCAGCAACTCCAAGAGTTCAAAAACTCAGAGTAGAATATTGGGAAAAAGTCAAGGAGATAGAGCCAGAAAACTTGGTATTTTTAGATGAAACAGGGGTAATACTGGGTTTAGCAAGAACGCATGCACGTTCACAAAAGGGAACAAGAGTATATGAAATGAAGCCATTTTACCGGGGAGCAAAAGTTACGGTGATTGGAGCAATAAGTCTTAAAAAAGTTGTGGCATTAATGACAATAAATAACTCAATGGATAGCCTAGCTTTTGAAGGATTTATTGAGAAGTTCTTATTGCCTCAATTATGGCCGGGAGCAGTAGTAGTTATGGATAATTTACCGGCACATAAACTAGCATCAATCGAACCAATGATTGAATCTGTAGGTGCAAAAGTCTTGTGTTTATCTCCATATTCTCCTGATTTTAATCCCATTGAATTATGGTGGTCACAACTTAAATCTTTTTTACGTACTTTTTCTCCAACTACAACCGAAATGGTTGATAAAGTTATCTCTGTTGCTCTCGACTTGATGAATCCTCAACATTTAAAAAATTGGTTCACTAAGTGCTGTTATTGTACCTCATAACATCGGAATTTGCTGTAAATTATGGATAATTTAAACTGTCTGATTTTAGCAAATTGCTAGAAGTTGCTTGATGCTTTAATCGGTCAATCATGACAAATCGAATATCCCGTTTTTCGGCAATCAGTTTAATCCCCGGTTGTTGAAGATTTAAGAAGTCCAACCCTTTTTCTTTACCGCTAATTAAGAAGTCATTGATAGCGATTTTATAAGTGCGTTTGGGGTCAAGAGGTTGACCCTGAACCAACCAATTTTTTGAATTGGCTTGCTGGCTTACTTTAGCTGTTTGCAAATAGCCACCAGTACCTTTATTAGCTTGTCCTCGATCCAAGACTCTTTGCAAAAGCGCACCATCGATCTCTATTGCAACAACTTTACCCCCAAAAGGCAGTATCCGAATCACATCAAATTGGGTAATTGGTCCTGGGGGAATAACATCATCTATGCGAATGGAACCACCATTAAAGACAGCTAAATCTGCGTCAGGTACTTCCTGCAACATCGCCTCAGCAATTAACTCTGTCAGCTTTGTAGATGTATTGCGGACGCTAGATTCTAAACCATCTAACGCAAATGTCAGTTGACCAATTTCCTGAGTTGGCTCAAAACCAGCAGCACGAAATGCTTGATAACCTCGTTCTAGCCATTCCTTAACTATTTTTGCCGTTTTTGGGTCGTCAGGAATTTTTTCGGTAATTGGTACCAATCGAGAGTTAATTGCAAGACTTTTATCAATAGTATCGTAACTCAATTGGTGAACGTAAACTGTACGTGCATTAGCATCTGCTTTAAAAATCGGTGTAAAATCCCGACCCCGCCATTGCTGGATATTTTCATGTTCGTGACCACCCAGAATTATGTCGATTTCCGGTACAGTTTCGGCTAGTTTGCGGTCATCTTCAATTGATAGATGAGTGATGGCAACTATAATATCAGCTTTACCCTTTAGTGCTATCACCTGCTGTTTGGCTGTTGCAATCGGATCGGTATAACTGACGTAGTTAGGCTGATTGCTATTGAGGGTAACACCAATTAATCCTACCCTAACCACAGCACCGCGATCGCCTTTAACATTGAATACTATTGAGCGGGGAACGCCCTTGAAAGGTTGTCCGGTGCGAGCGGATACATTACTGGAAATCCAGCGAAATTGAGATTCTTGCAATCTTTGATAGAAGAGATTTTCGGGTAAGTCAAATTCGTGGTTACCAAAAGTCGCATAGTCAAACCCCAAGGCGTTCATCACAGCTACCATTTGCTGACCTGCTAGAGGTGTACCATTAATTTTGGCAGTTCCTAAAGCCGAAGGGCTAAAAGCGTCTCCTGCTAACACGGTGTAGGTGCGGGGATTGGCTTTGTAAAGTTGTTTTCGTAGGGTGGCGACACGCGCTAAACCACCACGAGTTCCACCCTCGACAGGAGTAATTTCATAGATATCGTTAAGTTGTAGCAGGTTAATATTTACAATTTCTGCAAGTGCAGGAGTCACTAAGGTTACTGCTGCTAATACTTGTAAAACTACACTGTATGCCTGAAAAATAAGTTTCATTTTTAAATTTGGAAACTCGTACTTTAGTGTTTCTATTATTATCTAATGTTTTGGATGATGTGGGATTGTAAAGTATTGCGGGAGAGGTACTCCTGCTACTAAGACAATTGCTTACTCATGAGTAGCAATGCATGACATAAAAGTTGTTAAATACAATTAAAATTTAAAAACTAAAATTCACGAGTCATATGGATAATATTCCGGTCATTGACTTTTCTCTCTTTACCAGTGATGATGCAAGGGCTAGGCAAAGTGTAGTTGAGCAAATCTACGTAGCTTGTCATGAAATTGGGTTTATGTATTTACAAAATTGTAGTATATCTCAAGACCTGATTGAGCAAGTATTCATACAGAGCAAAGACTTCTTCAATTTACCTTTGTCAGTAAAGCAGCAGTTTGCTTGGAGTGATGAATTTAGCAACTGTGGTTATGTTGGTGTAGGGAGAGAACGCCTCGACCCCAATAAACCAGGCGATTTAAAAGAAGCTTTTAATGTAGACAAAGAATTTTTTGATAGTAACAAATTTGTTCATAACTTGGAATTTTACGCTTGCATTCTCAACTTTCATGAGGCTTGTACAACACTTGCCGATCGCGTGCTGCAAGCTTTTACTTTCGCTTTGCAATTGCCATTCGATTTTTTTACCACTAACCACGATCGGCACAACCATACTCTAAGATTGCTGCACTATCCCCCATTGTTACAACCACCATTACCCCTACAGGTTCGTGCGGGTACACATTCTGACTATGGCAGTATTACCTTGCTGTTTCAGGATGAGGTCGGAGGTTTAGAAGTTCAGACAGCAACGGGTGAATGGATTGCAGCGCCGACGATTCCTAATACTATCATAGTTAATACTGGGGATTTAATGGAACGGTGGACAAATCACGTGTTTTGTTCTACTAAGCATCGGGTGATTGTTCCTAATGATGATAGGGTGAAGCAGTCGAGGTACTCGATAGCGTTTTTCACACATCCAAACGACGATACAGAAATTGCTTGTTTGGAAAGCTGTCGAAGGGGATTGTTGCCTGTTTATCCCCCAATTCTTGCAGGGGAATACCTTTTGAGTCGCTTGCGAGCAACATATTAGCAGGTATGGTCAAGCAAACAACTCTTTCCTACTGGGCGATTGTAGAAATGCATGGCGATCGCTAGCAAACCGTAGCTCTTTACATTTTTGTAGTATGAATGTAATATATAATGATAGTTACTGTTGAGACAGTAGCTATTTGTCCATTTTGCAAAAAGGAAGTTTATGAAACCCCGAGAACGCGTCCGCAATATTGGTATTTCTGCCCACATAGATTCTGGTAAAACCACGTTGTCGGAGCGAATTCTATTTTATACTGGCAGAATCCATAATATTGAGGAAGTACGGGGAGGTGGCAAAGGTGCCATTATGGACTTCATGGAGTTAGAAAAAGAACATGGCATTACTATCACCTCAGCTGCAACCTCCTGTCAGTGGAATGATACCCAAATAAATCTTATTGATACACCCGGACACGTGGATTTTACGATAGAAGTTGAACGTGCCTTACGGGTTTTGGATGGGGCAATTATGGTACTTTGTGCTGTCGCGGGTGTACAGTCACAGTCGATTACGGTAGACCGTCAAATGAAGCGGTATCGAGTTCCGCGTTTGGCGTTTGTCAACAAAATGGATAGGGCTGGTGCAAACCCTTTTCGTGTTGTGCAAGCAATGCGCGATCGCCTTGGGCTGAATGCGGTGTTACTTCAGCACCCAATTGGTAGTGAAGACCAATTTCACGGAGTCATTGACTTAGTGGAAATGACTGCAAATTACTATGAGGGTGAAAACGGGGAGAACTGGGTAAAAAATCCAGTTCCTGACACTCTTAAGGGTGAAGCACAACAAGCAAGGGAAAAAATGCTTGATGCTTTGTCATTGTTCTCAGAATCAATGACAGCCATGTTAGTAGAAGGTGAAGAAGTTCCTAAAGAACTGATTTGGGAGACTATTCGACAAGCAACCCTAAGACTGGAACTAGTTCCAGTGCTACTGGGTTCTGCTTTCAAAAACAAAGGAGTGCAAAACTTGTTGGATGCAGTCACCCTTTACCTTCCTTCTCCTGTAGATAAGTTTGTCGTCGCCCTGAAGCGCACAAATGAACGGAATTCCCAACCTCAGATTCCCATTTATTCCAAACCTGACAGTCCATTGGTTGCTCTAGCATTCAAGTTAACAGTAGAGTCTTTTGGACAGTTAACCTACACTCGTATTTACTCAGGCACATTAAAGCCCGGTGATACTGTTTACAATCCCCGAACAGAAAAGCGAGTGCAAATTGGTCGTATGGTGAGGATGCATGCTAACAAACGAGAAGAAGTCAAAGCTGCTGTCGCAGGGGATATTGTTGCTCTGTTGGGTGTTGACTGCGCCTCTGGAGATACTTTGTGTTCTGAAGAAATGCAAGTTTCTTTGGAAGGAATGTTTATTCCAGAAGCAGTCATGACTCTGGCAATTACTCCCAAGAAGCAAGAAGACACAGATCGTCTTGCGAAAGCACTGCACCGTTTCCAACGGGAAGACCCGACATTCCGAGTTAGCGTAGATCCGGAATCAAATAACACTCTCATTTCTGGTATGGGAGAGCTCCATTTAGAAATTTACGTTGAGCGCATCAAGCGCGAGTACAATGCTGAGGTTTATGTGGGACAGCCTGCAGTTGCTTACCGAGAAACCATTTTGCAACAAGCTAGTTTCGACTACCGACTCAAAAAACAATCAGGCGGTTCCGGTCAGTTTGCCCATGTCACTGGCAGAATTGAACCTTCAGACGAACCGTTTGTGTTTGAAAATAAGGTTGTTGGTGGTGCGATTCCTAAGGAATACATTCCTGCTTGTGAAAAAGGTTTCAAAGAAGCAATGCAATCAGGATTGTTAGAAGGTTATCCCGTAACTGGGGTGAAAGTGGTTTTGGAAGGAGGTTCCTATCACCCTGTTGATTCTTCGGAATTCGCGTTCCGGTCGGCGGCGCATCAAGCTTTTGAGCAAGCATTTGCCCGAGCAAAGCCTGCTATACTCGAACCCATTATGCTTGTAGAGGTAGAAACACCTAACGAGTTTGTGGGAAGAGTCCAGGGCGATCTTTCATCCCGTCGTGGTTTGCTATTGGGTTCTGAAACCATGCAAGGCGACTCGGTTATTCGGGCTGAAGTCCCCTTGGAAAAAATGTTTGGCTATTCTACAGCCTTACGATCGCTGACTTCCGGTATGGCAACTTTTTCAATGGAGTTCGCCTGCTACCGTCGTCAAATTTAAGTTGAACGTAGAGACGCGCCATGGCGCGTCTTTACAAAATTTTTCGGTTACATTATTTTTTCTTTAATTTTTTTTAAAAAAATATAATTAAGTATACAAAAAAGACTTAGTATAACTTTTGCGATCGCTTTACCTTAAACGCTGAAAAAACTATTAAATTCTTGTTGGTTCAAGCTAATTTACACTCCACCAGTACCCCCATAGTAGACTGTGGCAGGTAGCTTTCTGCCATCAATATCCTTTCCTTGATATTGGGCTCCCATTGCAGGTGTAGCCAGGAAAAATACTACACTTAGGAATAGCTGTAAAATTTTTATCGTAAGATTGAAGTACGATTTGACGCTGCTATTTTTTTAAGGTAAACACGATTTCTATGTAAGCAACTTTATCAAGAGAGCGATCGGCATATATAAAAGAAAACCCAGACATACTTTTACATCTACAGGGAGTTTTAAGTATTATATAGTGTAAGGTATTTCAATTTTCTTCTGCCTGGAGTCACAAAAGCGTTTAAGGAAAGCGATTGCCTCCAGCACGCTTCGCGAACGCATTCCCAATGAATATATTGATTCGAGGGTAAGGCTTTAAAGGCTGTTTAGTACATCATACGGGACTCAGTTGAGGTAAGTATGAAGTCAGTACAGGCTGACTTAACTTGTATAGCCGCGATTTCAATCCCCCAATGTTTTGTCCAGATAGAGATGTCCCCGAAGAGATAAGTACCATCCGAACCGCTAAGAACAAGAGTTCCTGTCAAAAATGGGTTGATATTCCAACCGTAGCAGTCAGCGCTTTTGCTCGTTTTGAAAACCAAATTTGTGCGTTGTACTTGGTAATTTCACTATATCAATGGGAAGAATAAGTTTGTATGGGCAGAAAAAAATTGGATTTGATAGAGGCAGCTATGGTGAATTTGACTGGTTATTTTATTTCTCAACAAATATACTCAGGTCATAAAACTGTAGTTTATCGAGGGATTAGGGAAGTAGATCGGCAACCAGTTATTATTAAAAGAATGCGGAGTGAGTATCCTAACTTTAGAGAACTCATACAATTCCGCAATCAGTTCGTCATCACCAAAAATCTTAACTTAGAAGGTGTAATTAAAACGTATAGTTTGGAACGCTATAAGAACAGCTACGTTTTGGTGATGGAGGATTTTGGGGGTATATCTTTAAAGGATTATGTAAAGAATTATGTCTGTGACAACCAGCATCCGTGTTATGGGGGGTCTGTTGATGAATTTCTGGAAACTGCGATTCAAATAGTGAGCGCGTTGGAAGGATTGTATCGCTCTCGAATCATTCACAAAGATATCAAACCAGCCAACATCCTGATTCATCCGATGACAAAGCAAGTCAAGCTGATTGACTTCAGTATCGCCTCTCTACTGCCAAGAGAAACTCAAACTCTAACGTGTCCCAATGTGTTAGAGGGGACTTTAGCATATTTATCGCCAGAACAAACCGGACGGATGAATCGCGGGATTGATTACCGCAGTGATTTTTACTCGTTGGGGGTGACATTGTTTGAAATGCTTACAGGACAATTACCTTTTGCAAGCAATGACGCCATGGAGTTAATTCACGCTCATATTGCCCAAACTCCACCACTGGTTCATCACATCGCTCCGACAATTTCCCCAACTGTTTCTGCCATCGTCAATAAACTGATGGCAAAAAACGCCGAAGATCGCTATCAAAGTGCTTTTGGGCTGAGACATGATTTGGAAATGTGCCTCGAGAGCTTGAAACAAACAGGCAAAATTGGTACATTTGAACTAGCAAAACGAGATATATGCGATCGCTTTCTGATCTCGGAGAAACTTTACGGACGCGACAAGGAAGTCAAAATATTGCTTGAGGCATTTGCACGGGTAGCGCGTCCACAGGCAAAACAACTCGCAACAGATGAACTCACAAATACTTTATCAAGAATATCGAATATTGTAATGGTAGCGGGTTTTTCTGGGATTGGGAAAACGGCTGTTGTGAACGAAATTCACAAACCCATTGCCAAACAGCAAGGTTACTTTATCAAAGGTAAGTACGAGCAATACAAACGCGACCTTCCCCTCTCAGGATTTGTGCAAGCATTGCAAGATTTGATGGGGCAAATCCTCTCAGAAAGCGATGCACAATTACAGGTTTGGAAAAATAAAATCATCTCAGTCTTGGGTGAAAATGGTCAAATTCTGATTGATGTGATTCCAGAACTCGAACAGATTATTGGTCAGCAAGCTCCGGTCTTAGAATTATCAGCAACCGCCGCACAAAACCGCTTTAACTTACTGTTTCAACAATTCATCCAAGTGTTTGCAACTGTTGAGCATCCTTTAGTGATATTTTTGGATGACTTGCAGTGGGCAGACCAAGCATCACTGAAATTGATACAGCTATTAATCACAGAGACACGCTATGTGTTGACGATAGGAGCATACCGAGATAATGAAGTCTCGAGTACACATCCATTGATGCTGACTTTACAAGATGTTAAGACGAGTATCAAGACAATCACCTTAACACCCCTAAGTCTAAGCAACATCAACGAATTGATTGCCGATACCCTGAGTTGTTCGAGACCACTCGCCCAACCTTTAGCAGAACTTGTTTATCAAAAAACGCAAGGCAATCCATTCTTTAGCAATCAATTTCTGAAGTTTCTCTACGATGAAGGTTTGATGAGTTTTGACTATCAACTCGGTACTTGGGAGTGCGATCTGACGGGAGTGAAGATGTTAGCTACGAACGAGGATGTTGTGGAGTTTATGGTCAGACAATTGCAGAAATTGCCTCTAGCCACGCAATCGCTCTTGCAATTAGCAGCCTGTATTGGCAACTCTTTTGATTTGGCAACTCTGGCAATTGTCTGCGAACAATCGCTAGGTGAGACATCTGCCGATTTGTGGAAAGCGCTAGAGGAAGGATTGGTGATTCCCATAACAGAAGTTTATAAGTTTTATCAAAACGAAGGCGAGTACAATCAACCACTTATAGCAGATCGCTCCGCACAATTAACCATAAGCGATGAGCCATTAGCCAACTATAAATTCCTTCACGACCGAGTACAGCAAGCAGCGTATTCGTTAATTCCTCAAGACCAAAAACAAGCAACGCACCTGAAAATTGGGCAACTGCTGTTAAGCAAGACGCCAAAATCACAACAAGAAGAGAAAATCTTTGAAATTGTCAATCAATTCAATGCAGGTTTAGAATTAATCACTCTTCCAAACGAGCGAGAGAATTTAGCATCATTAAATCTGGTAGCAGGGCAAAAAGCCAAAACGGCCACGGCTTACACAAATGCTTACAAACACTTAACGACGGCCATGCAACTTCTGGGAAATCATTCTTGGGAAACTCATTACGAGTTAACCCTCATCTTGCATCAAGAAGCAGCAGAGGTAGCATACTTGGCGGGCCACTTTGAACAAGTGACACAATTGGCAGATATTGTGTTAGAAAAAGCGGCTGGCGTGCTCGATAAAGTCAAAGTTTATGAAGTCAAAATTATGACTTTAGGAGCACAAAATCAACCTCGAGAAGCTGTATATACAGCCTTAAGCGTCCTGAAAATGTTGGGACAAGAATTGCCCGTGAATCCCAAGAAGTCCGATCTCGAGCAAGCTCAGTTAGAACTCACTGTCAATTTGAAAGAAAAGTCGATTGAAGATTTAATTCATCTACCGGAAATGACGGACGTCACGCTCTTAGCAGTTCTACGTATCCTATCACTTATCATCACCTACTCCTATCATGCAGTCCCTGAATTATTGCCACTTATTTTGTTAAAACAGGTCAATTTGTCACTCCAATATGGCAATGCTCCTTTATCAGCTTTTGCATACTTGTGTTATGGGTTAATATTGGGTGGGATAATGGAAGACATAGAGCAAGGATATCAATATGGCAAACTGGCTTTAAATTTATGGGCAAAGTTTAATGCCAAAGAAGTGAAAGCTAAAGTGATTCAAACATTTTATGGCATGATCGGGCATTGGAAAAACCATCCCCGACAAGTTTTATCACCTTTGTTAGAAGCTTATTCTGTAGCTTTAGAAACGGGTGATTTAGAATTTGCCGCTTTTTCTCTTCAAATGCATTCTTACACTTCATACTGCATTGGCAGGGAACTCACCCTACTAGAATCCGAAATGGCATCCTACAATCATACCATTCGTCAACTCAAACAAGAGATTTCGTTAGGCTGCGCTTCCGTGTTTCGACAAATCGTTCTGAATTTACTAGGAAGAACTGACAATCCCTGCCTATTATCTGGTGAATCTTTTGATGAAGAAACAATACTGCCACTTTTCCAAAAAAGTAACAATAAATTGGGGTTTTTATTTTTTTATTTCAGCAAACTTCATCTATGTTATCTATTTGGAGAATATCAGCAAGCTTTAGAATATGCAGCGTTAGTAGAAGACTATTTCAATACTAGCACAGGACAAATCGTCACGGTACTTATCTATTTTTACGATTCACTCTCGCGACTGGCAATTTACCCTCAAACCCCAGAGCAAGAACAACAGATGATTCTTGAGAAGGTACGTATCAATCAGGAAAAATTACAGAAATGGGCGCATCATGCACCGATGAATTATCTACACAAATTCTATTTGGTGGAAGCAGAAAGACATCGAGTGCTCAAGCAAAAATCGGAAGCGATCGAGATGTACGATCTCGCTATCTCTCTAGCTCAGGAGAATGAGTACCTTAATGAAGAAGCTCTCGCTCGGGAATTAGCTGCTCGCTTTTACCTCGAATGGGGGAAACAAAGAGTTGCTCAAGATTATATGACCCATGCCTACTATTGCTATGCTCGGTGGAGTGCAAACGCAAAAGTTTCTGACTTAGAAAAACGCTATCCTCATTTACTTGACTCCATTCTACAACCGGACACAAATCTTCTCAATTCTAGCGATACACTTACAGTGTCCGGTGGAACGACATCATTAATACCCTCAAGTAGTAGCAGTGTTTCCGAACAACTCGATTTGACGAGTGTGATCGAAGCCTCACAAACTCTAGCAAGCGAAATTGAATTGGACAAGTTACTCGATAAATTGATGCAAGTTGTCATGGAAAACGCCGGAGCCAAAAAATGTGCTTTGATGTTACCTCATGGCAACAATTTGGTTGTTGAGGCGCTTGCGACCTTTTCCGGGAGCCCAATTATTCTGCAATCAATTCCTGTTGAGTCTTGTTTGGAAGTTCCCCTTCACCTGATTAACTACGTCAAAAACACGCTCAAAACTTTAGTGATTGATGATGCTGTTGCGGAAAATTCCTTTGTCAGCGACCCCTACCTCAATCAATACAAACCCAAGAGTCTGTTGTGTACTCCCGTCCTCAATCAAGGAAAGTTAATTGGAATTTTGTACTTAGAGAATTCTCTGACCACTGGAGCCTTTACCTCCGAGAGATTGCAAGTGCTGAACCTTCTGATTTCCCAAGCCGCCATCTCCCTAGAAAACGCTCGCCTCTATCAAAAATCCCAAGACCTCTACCTGCAAATGCAAAGCTACGCCGAGCAACTCGAACATTCTCTGAGCGACTTGCAGCAGATGCAACTCCAACTTATTCAAAATGAGAAAATGTCTGCTTTGGGGAATTTAGTGGCGGGTGTGGCACACGAAATTAACAACCCTGTGGGCTTTATTGCGAGTAATTTACAACCAACACAAGAATATCTTCGCGATCTCTTTCACCTGATTGACCTTTATCAAGAAAAATTTCCCCACCCTGGTGCTGAAATTTTAGCTCAACTCGAAGCGATAGATCTCGAATACCTGCGGGAAGATTTTCCC
It encodes the following:
- a CDS encoding IS630 family transposase; its protein translation is MRSSQAATPRVQKLRVEYWEKVKEIEPENLVFLDETGVILGLARTHARSQKGTRVYEMKPFYRGAKVTVIGAISLKKVVALMTINNSMDSLAFEGFIEKFLLPQLWPGAVVVMDNLPAHKLASIEPMIESVGAKVLCLSPYSPDFNPIELWWSQLKSFLRTFSPTTTEMVDKVISVALDLMNPQHLKNWFTKCCYCTS
- the fusA gene encoding elongation factor G, which translates into the protein MKPRERVRNIGISAHIDSGKTTLSERILFYTGRIHNIEEVRGGGKGAIMDFMELEKEHGITITSAATSCQWNDTQINLIDTPGHVDFTIEVERALRVLDGAIMVLCAVAGVQSQSITVDRQMKRYRVPRLAFVNKMDRAGANPFRVVQAMRDRLGLNAVLLQHPIGSEDQFHGVIDLVEMTANYYEGENGENWVKNPVPDTLKGEAQQAREKMLDALSLFSESMTAMLVEGEEVPKELIWETIRQATLRLELVPVLLGSAFKNKGVQNLLDAVTLYLPSPVDKFVVALKRTNERNSQPQIPIYSKPDSPLVALAFKLTVESFGQLTYTRIYSGTLKPGDTVYNPRTEKRVQIGRMVRMHANKREEVKAAVAGDIVALLGVDCASGDTLCSEEMQVSLEGMFIPEAVMTLAITPKKQEDTDRLAKALHRFQREDPTFRVSVDPESNNTLISGMGELHLEIYVERIKREYNAEVYVGQPAVAYRETILQQASFDYRLKKQSGGSGQFAHVTGRIEPSDEPFVFENKVVGGAIPKEYIPACEKGFKEAMQSGLLEGYPVTGVKVVLEGGSYHPVDSSEFAFRSAAHQAFEQAFARAKPAILEPIMLVEVETPNEFVGRVQGDLSSRRGLLLGSETMQGDSVIRAEVPLEKMFGYSTALRSLTSGMATFSMEFACYRRQI
- a CDS encoding DUF3592 domain-containing protein, coding for MSKIIMLIGSVMGGVGTILSVAGIVNGLNTRSFVSQAIPAQGTVVNLIRRFSTDSDGEVSELYYPMVRFTTKSGQERIFESNTGSYPPRFSLGQQVEVLYNSQNPNSVNINSFFSLWGVTFVLTALGSVFLVIGGCLIIIPLTKKGLFTQAKYQK
- a CDS encoding helix-turn-helix domain-containing protein — protein: MKAYSVDIREKIVAAHIEEKISIRQVALRFAVSKSLVQKLVKQQKSHGNLQPLKPGKPRFSHLTNAELELRELVSENPDATIVEFCELFAAKTGNWVSQTAMCRSLQKLGLNRKKKHCGVAKQQLQEFKNSE
- a CDS encoding bifunctional metallophosphatase/5'-nucleotidase, yielding MKLIFQAYSVVLQVLAAVTLVTPALAEIVNINLLQLNDIYEITPVEGGTRGGLARVATLRKQLYKANPRTYTVLAGDAFSPSALGTAKINGTPLAGQQMVAVMNALGFDYATFGNHEFDLPENLFYQRLQESQFRWISSNVSARTGQPFKGVPRSIVFNVKGDRGAVVRVGLIGVTLNSNQPNYVSYTDPIATAKQQVIALKGKADIIVAITHLSIEDDRKLAETVPEIDIILGGHEHENIQQWRGRDFTPIFKADANARTVYVHQLSYDTIDKSLAINSRLVPITEKIPDDPKTAKIVKEWLERGYQAFRAAGFEPTQEIGQLTFALDGLESSVRNTSTKLTELIAEAMLQEVPDADLAVFNGGSIRIDDVIPPGPITQFDVIRILPFGGKVVAIEIDGALLQRVLDRGQANKGTGGYLQTAKVSQQANSKNWLVQGQPLDPKRTYKIAINDFLISGKEKGLDFLNLQQPGIKLIAEKRDIRFVMIDRLKHQATSSNLLKSDSLNYP
- a CDS encoding isopenicillin N synthase family dioxygenase, whose amino-acid sequence is MDNIPVIDFSLFTSDDARARQSVVEQIYVACHEIGFMYLQNCSISQDLIEQVFIQSKDFFNLPLSVKQQFAWSDEFSNCGYVGVGRERLDPNKPGDLKEAFNVDKEFFDSNKFVHNLEFYACILNFHEACTTLADRVLQAFTFALQLPFDFFTTNHDRHNHTLRLLHYPPLLQPPLPLQVRAGTHSDYGSITLLFQDEVGGLEVQTATGEWIAAPTIPNTIIVNTGDLMERWTNHVFCSTKHRVIVPNDDRVKQSRYSIAFFTHPNDDTEIACLESCRRGLLPVYPPILAGEYLLSRLRATY
- a CDS encoding GNAT family N-acetyltransferase; its protein translation is MRIEPYEDSQLDAVKSLSLRAWAPVFDSIEKAMDIEVYRSFYPEGWRLSQLHAVESVCVEADMKVWVAIDSDSTVGFIAVKLYSESRMGEIYMIAVDPDYQRRGIGTALMEFALDWMKVAGMSVAMVETGGDPGHAPARCAYEKLGFRLLPIARYFKKL